In Malus sylvestris chromosome 15, drMalSylv7.2, whole genome shotgun sequence, a single genomic region encodes these proteins:
- the LOC126605813 gene encoding uncharacterized protein At1g10890 isoform X1, whose protein sequence is MPRDLARSQSRSPSYRRRRSPSPVGHRSSRRSRRDRSRSPYSSYSHSRRKSRSITPKRRRSRSPTPRRRKSRSPTPRRRKSRSPTPRRRKSRSPTPRRRKSRSPVLRRYKRQRSRSSSLSPIRKSSSSSLGLLDQKNATEKLRKEEEEEKKRRQQEAELKLLEEETSRRVEEAIRRKVEESLNSDEIKVEIQRQLEEGRKKLLTEVAAQLEKEKEAALVEARHKEEQARKEKEELEGMLEENRRRVEEAQRREALEQQRREEERYRELEELQRQKEEALRRKKQEEEEARLNQMKLLGKNKSRPKLSFAFGSK, encoded by the exons ATGCCTCGTGACTTGGCACGGTCACAATCACGATCACCTTCTTATAGGCGAAGGCGTTCGCCATCTCCAGTGGGGCATCGGTCTAGCAGGAGAAGCCGCAGAGACAGAAGCCGGTCTCCATATTCTTCGTATTCTCATAGCAG ACGGAAAAGTCGTTCAATTACCCCTAAGCGTCGAAGAAGTCGTTCTCCGACTCCAAGACGACGTAAAAGTCGTTCTCCTACCCCAAGACGTCGTAAAAGTCGTTCTCCAACCCCAAGACGCCGTAAAAGTCGTTCTCCAACCCCAAGACGCCGTAAAAGTCGTTCTCCAGTATTGAGGCGTTATAAGAGGCAAAGAAGTAGGAGCTCCTCCTTGTCTCCTATTCGTAAATCTTCTAGTTCAAGTCTTGGATTGTTGGACCAGAAAAATGCTACTGAGAAAttgagaaaggaagaagaagaagagaagaaaag GCGGCAACAAGAAGCAGAATTGAAACTGCTAGAAGAAGAGACTTCAAGGAGGGTGGAAGAAGCAATTCGTAGGAAAGTTGAGGAGAGCTTAAACTCCGATGAGATTAAAGTGGAAATACAGAGGCAGTTGGAGGAAGGACGGAAGAAGCTTCTTACTGAAGTGGCAGCGCAACttgagaaagaaaaggaagcaGCTCTGGTTGAGGCTAGGCATAAGGAG GAACAAGCtcgaaaagagaaagaagagctAGAAGGGATGCTTGAAGAGAACCGGAGGAGAGTGGAAGAAGCTCAAAGAAGGGAGGCTTTGGAGCAGCAGCGGAGGGAGGAGGAGCGATACAGGGAACTGGAAGAGCTCCAGAGACAGAAAGAAGAGGCGTTGCGAAGGAAGAaacaagaggaggaggaagcacgGTTGAATCAAATGAAACTGTTGGGTAAGAACAAATCCCGGCCAAAATTGTCATTTGCATTCGGGTCCAaatag
- the LOC126605813 gene encoding uncharacterized protein At1g10890 isoform X3, producing MRRKSRSITPKRRRSRSPTPRRRKSRSPTPRRRKSRSPTPRRRKSRSPTPRRRKSRSPVLRRYKRQRSRSSSLSPIRKSSSSSLGLLDQKNATEKLRKEEEEEKKRRQQEAELKLLEEETSRRVEEAIRRKVEESLNSDEIKVEIQRQLEEGRKKLLTEVAAQLEKEKEAALVEARHKEEQARKEKEELEGMLEENRRRVEEAQRREALEQQRREEERYRELEELQRQKEEALRRKKQEEEEARLNQMKLLGKNKSRPKLSFAFGSK from the exons ATGAG ACGGAAAAGTCGTTCAATTACCCCTAAGCGTCGAAGAAGTCGTTCTCCGACTCCAAGACGACGTAAAAGTCGTTCTCCTACCCCAAGACGTCGTAAAAGTCGTTCTCCAACCCCAAGACGCCGTAAAAGTCGTTCTCCAACCCCAAGACGCCGTAAAAGTCGTTCTCCAGTATTGAGGCGTTATAAGAGGCAAAGAAGTAGGAGCTCCTCCTTGTCTCCTATTCGTAAATCTTCTAGTTCAAGTCTTGGATTGTTGGACCAGAAAAATGCTACTGAGAAAttgagaaaggaagaagaagaagagaagaaaag GCGGCAACAAGAAGCAGAATTGAAACTGCTAGAAGAAGAGACTTCAAGGAGGGTGGAAGAAGCAATTCGTAGGAAAGTTGAGGAGAGCTTAAACTCCGATGAGATTAAAGTGGAAATACAGAGGCAGTTGGAGGAAGGACGGAAGAAGCTTCTTACTGAAGTGGCAGCGCAACttgagaaagaaaaggaagcaGCTCTGGTTGAGGCTAGGCATAAGGAG GAACAAGCtcgaaaagagaaagaagagctAGAAGGGATGCTTGAAGAGAACCGGAGGAGAGTGGAAGAAGCTCAAAGAAGGGAGGCTTTGGAGCAGCAGCGGAGGGAGGAGGAGCGATACAGGGAACTGGAAGAGCTCCAGAGACAGAAAGAAGAGGCGTTGCGAAGGAAGAaacaagaggaggaggaagcacgGTTGAATCAAATGAAACTGTTGGGTAAGAACAAATCCCGGCCAAAATTGTCATTTGCATTCGGGTCCAaatag
- the LOC126605813 gene encoding uncharacterized protein At1g10890 isoform X2, translated as MFLLYRRKSRSITPKRRRSRSPTPRRRKSRSPTPRRRKSRSPTPRRRKSRSPTPRRRKSRSPVLRRYKRQRSRSSSLSPIRKSSSSSLGLLDQKNATEKLRKEEEEEKKRRQQEAELKLLEEETSRRVEEAIRRKVEESLNSDEIKVEIQRQLEEGRKKLLTEVAAQLEKEKEAALVEARHKEEQARKEKEELEGMLEENRRRVEEAQRREALEQQRREEERYRELEELQRQKEEALRRKKQEEEEARLNQMKLLGKNKSRPKLSFAFGSK; from the exons ATGTTTTTACTATACAGACGGAAAAGTCGTTCAATTACCCCTAAGCGTCGAAGAAGTCGTTCTCCGACTCCAAGACGACGTAAAAGTCGTTCTCCTACCCCAAGACGTCGTAAAAGTCGTTCTCCAACCCCAAGACGCCGTAAAAGTCGTTCTCCAACCCCAAGACGCCGTAAAAGTCGTTCTCCAGTATTGAGGCGTTATAAGAGGCAAAGAAGTAGGAGCTCCTCCTTGTCTCCTATTCGTAAATCTTCTAGTTCAAGTCTTGGATTGTTGGACCAGAAAAATGCTACTGAGAAAttgagaaaggaagaagaagaagagaagaaaag GCGGCAACAAGAAGCAGAATTGAAACTGCTAGAAGAAGAGACTTCAAGGAGGGTGGAAGAAGCAATTCGTAGGAAAGTTGAGGAGAGCTTAAACTCCGATGAGATTAAAGTGGAAATACAGAGGCAGTTGGAGGAAGGACGGAAGAAGCTTCTTACTGAAGTGGCAGCGCAACttgagaaagaaaaggaagcaGCTCTGGTTGAGGCTAGGCATAAGGAG GAACAAGCtcgaaaagagaaagaagagctAGAAGGGATGCTTGAAGAGAACCGGAGGAGAGTGGAAGAAGCTCAAAGAAGGGAGGCTTTGGAGCAGCAGCGGAGGGAGGAGGAGCGATACAGGGAACTGGAAGAGCTCCAGAGACAGAAAGAAGAGGCGTTGCGAAGGAAGAaacaagaggaggaggaagcacgGTTGAATCAAATGAAACTGTTGGGTAAGAACAAATCCCGGCCAAAATTGTCATTTGCATTCGGGTCCAaatag
- the LOC126605811 gene encoding phosphatidylinositol 4-phosphate 5-kinase 7-like, protein MDYAVSEKAFSNRDVYVGNFKGILPHGNGKYTWSDGTVYEGDWEEGKMTGKGKLIWTSGAQYVGDFSGGYVHGYGIFNGPDGSFYHGSWRMNVQHGMGKKQYCDSDIYEGSWKEGVQEGSGRYLWSSGNTYIGSWKGGKMCGRGVMKWENGDLYNGSWLNGLRDGSGVYRFADGGYYFGTWSRGLKDGKGTFYPVGTKHPSLKRWCSSVGYSSDGSSSLSGHLLNSMEGKARPTVKRSFSEKISIGGILRNSRRISHKAMSLDKNWTACDPSGEFIRYDSLCSLSQASEDVQHETRDNNTSVYEREYMQGVLIKERERNHTEISRKNKQRNKISVTPKSSCIDMFGAHRSYYLMLNLQLGIRYTVGKITPVPVREVRSSDFGERARIRMYFPRRGSQFTPPHYSVDFYWKDYCPMVFRNLREMFKLDAAEYMMSICGDDGLRELSSPGKSGSIFYLSHDDRFVIKTLRKTELKVLLKMLPSYYCHVGKHENTLITKFFGLHRITLKGGKKVRFMVMGNMFCTELRIHRRYDLKGSSIGRCTDKNKIRENTTLKDLDLSFEFHMDKLLRESLFKQISLDCMFLQSQQIIDYSLLLGLHFRAPENLKGFSQPPAAMHNDESLPTNDGVTSQGELLIPPKGLLLVTHEPGSVSTAPGPHIRGSTLKAYSLGDKEVDLLVPGTGRLRVQLGVNMPAQAYHKLTQDEVDSTEVELFEFYDVVLYMGIIDILQEYNTKKKFEHAYKSLQFDPQCISAVEPKLYAKRFINFLEKVFPDLP, encoded by the exons ATGGATTACGCTGTAAG CGAGAAAGCCTTCTCAAATAGAGATGTCTATGTCGGGAACTTTAAGGGAATTCTGCCTCATGGTAACGGTAAATACACTTGGTCTGATGGAACAGTATACGAGGGTGATTGGGAAGAAGGGAAAATGACAGGTAAAGGGAAGCTCATTTGGACATCAGGAGCACAATATGTCGGTGATTTCTCTGGCGGTTACGTTCATGGTTATGGCATTTTTAATGGACCTGATGGTTCTTTCTACCACGGTTCCTGGAGGATGAATGTTCAGCATGGGATGGGAAAAAAACAGTATTGTGATTCAGATATCTATGAAGGATCTTGGAAGGAAGGAGTACAGGAAGGCAGTGGTAGGTATTTGTGGAGTAGTGGGAATACATATATTGGGAGTTGGAAAGGCGGGAAAATGTGTGGAAGAGGGGTCATGAAATGGGAAAATGGTGATCTGTACAATGGCTCTTGGTTAAATGGGTTAAGAGACGGGTCTGGAGTTTACAGGTTTGCTGATGGAGGATATTATTTTGGAACGTGGAGTCGGGGCCTAAAGGATGGAAAAGGAACATTTTATCCAGTAGGAACTAAACATCCATCCCTAAAGAGGTGGTGCAGCTCTGTAGGATATAGCAGTGACGGATCAAGCTCGTTGTCTGGACATTTGCTAAATTCAATGGAAGGCAAGGCTAGACCAACTGTCAAGCGCAGTTTTTCAGAGAAAATATCTATTGGTGGAATTTTAAGAAATTCGAGACGTATATCACACAAGGCTATGTCATTAGATAAAAATTGGACTGCTTGTGATCCTTCTGGAGAGTTTATACGTTATGACTCCTTATGCTCATTGTCCCAAGCCTCTGAGGATGTTCAACATGAGACGCGAGATAATAACACTTCGGTTTATGAGAGAGAATACATGCAAGGGGTGCTgatcaaagagagagagaggaatcaTACTGAGATATCCCGGAAAAATAAACAACGAAATAAAATTTCAGTGACACCAAAGAGTTCATGTATTGACATGTTTGGAGCCCACAGAAGCTATTATCTAATGCTTAATTTGCAACTCGGTATCAG GTACACTGTTGGGAAGATCACACCAGTTCCTGTACGTGAAGTTCGATCTTCTGACTTTGGAGAACGAGCCAGAATAAGGATGTATTTCCCCAGAAGAGGTTCTCAGTTTACACCTCCGCATTATTCAGTTGATTTCTATTGGAAAGATTATTGCCCGATGGTCTTCAG GAATTTAAGGGAAATGTTTAAATTAGATGCTGCCGAGTACATGATGTCCATTTGTGGCGATGATGGTTTAAGAGAGCTTTCTTCTCCGGGGAAAAGTGGCAGTATCTTCTATCTTTCTCATGATGACAGATTTGTGATCAAAACTTTAAGAAAAACAGAACTGAAG GTTCTGCTCAAGATGCTGCCTAGCTATTATTGCCATGTAGGAAAACATGAAAACACTCTCATCACAAAATTTTTTGGGCTCCATCGGATAACATTAAAAGGTGGAAAAAAG GTACGGTTTATGGTCATGGGGAATATGTTTTGCACTGAATTACGAATTCATCGCCGTTATGATTTGAAGGGTTCATCTATTGGAAGATGTacagacaaaaataaaattagagagAATACCACATTGAAAGATCTGGATCTGTCATTTGAATTTCATATGGACAAACTGTTGCGAGAATCCCTTTTCAA gcaaatatcactagactgcATGTTTCTACAATCTCAGCAGATTATCGATTATAGCCTTCTGTTGGGCCTACATTTTAGAGCTCCCGAGAATCTGAAGGGATTTTCGCAACCTCCTGCTGCAATGCACAACGATGAGAGTTTACCTACTAATGATG GTGTGACTTCCCAAGGGGAGCTTTTGATTCCTCCTAAAGGTCTTCTGCTGGTAACCCATGAGCCTGGCTCTGTCAGTACCGCACCAGGTCCTCACATCAGAGGAAGTACATTGAAAGCTTATTCTCTCGGTGACAAAGAAGTTGATCTTCTAGTCCCCGGTACAGGAAG GTTAAGAGTGCAATTAGGTGTAAACATGCCAGCCCAGGCCTATCATAAGCTTACACAGGACGAGGTCGATTCAACAGAAGTAGAACTTTTTGAATTTTACGACGTGGTTCTTTATATGGGGATAATCGATATACTGCAGGAATACAACACGAAGAAGAAATTTGAGCATGCTTACAAATCATTGCAGTTTGATCCTCAATGCATTTCTGCTGTGGAACCGAAGCTGTACGCTAAGCGTTTCATCAATTTCTTGGAGAAGGTTTTTCCGGACCTGCCATAA
- the LOC126605812 gene encoding RNA demethylase ALKBH9B-like: protein MTMMMEDGQGQDWRSLARTLEPDQILEVLSGGFCSNCQLLLESRIHTLLNKKVGEKVSFSSDDDNNSSAQLKSMDAQTPSPCQCVDEPIVPSSENTTESFDKMLDQQECTPIQTPYHTTPVHSSIQIECTSNSSPPMLFAGAKSGDSSEDPNEHNRVLQVRRQNFVHIEYRHGRRINVLQGLELHTRVFDAEEQKQIIECVYNLQRMGKSGQLRARTYSEPRKWMRGKGRVTIQFGCCYNYAVDKNGNRPGIVRDEDVDPLPPLFKQMIKRMVGWHILPSSCIPDSCIVNIYDEGDCIPPHIDHDDFVRPFCTVSLLAECKILFGSNLKVVGPGDFSGPYSIRLPVGSVLLLDGNAANVAKHCIPGVPARRISITFRKMDSSKLPHNFFHDPELQGIKPYAVSPFAKSKTQQDQREKHYSYLPRRNRGEFKNAKKRNRNSFLLEKYEFSPPGRFSSGNRRMFNRR from the exons atgacgatgatgatggaGGATGGCCAGGGCCAAGATTGGAGGAGCTTGGCGAGGACTTTAGAACCCGACCAAATTCTGGAAGTTTTGTCAGGCGGGTTTTGCAGCAACTGCCAGCTCCTTTTGGAGAGTCGAATTCACACCCTCCTCAACA AAAAAGTAGGTGAGAAGGTATCTTTTTCCAGTGATGATGATAATAATAGTTCTGCACAATTGAAGTCCATGGATGCACAAACCCCTTCACCATGCCAGTGTGTGGACGAACCAATTGTGCCGTCCTCAGAGAATACTACGGAGTCCTTCGATAAAATGCTTGACCAGCAAGAGTGCACTCCAATCCAAACACCTTATCATACAACTCCTGTCCACTCATCAATCCAAATAGAGTGCACGTCTAATTCATCTCCTCCGATGTTATTCGCTGGTGCAAAAAGTGGAGATTCCTCGGAGGATCCAAACGAGCATAACCGAGTATTACAAGTTCGGAGACAGAACTTCGTCCACATTGAGTACAGACATGGCAGACGAATAAATGTCTTACAGGGCCTAGAGCTACATACTCGGGTTTTTGATGCCGAGGAGCAGAAGCAAATTATCGAGTGTGTCTACAATTTACAACGTATGGGGAAAAGTGGACAACTTAGAG CGCGTACGTATAGCGAACCTAGGAAGTGGATGCGTGGTAAAGGACGTGTGACCATACAATTTGGCTGTTGTTACAATTATGCAGTG GATAAGAATGGGAACCGGCCAGGTATCGTTAGAGATGAAGATGTTGATCCTCTACCTCCTTTGTTCAAGCAAATGATAAAGAGGATGGTTGGTTGGCATATATTACCTTCATCATGCATCCCGGACAGCTGCATTGTGAATATTTATGACGAAGGGGATTGCATTCCTCCTCATATTGACCACGATGATTTTGTTAGACCGTTTTGCACGGTTTCACTTTTGGCCGAATGCAAGATACTCTTCGGTTCAAATCTAAAGGTTGTAGGACCTGGAGACTTTTCAGGACCTTATTCTATACGTTTGCCCGTCGG ATCGGTGCTTCTTCTAGATGGTAATGCAGCTAACGTTGCTAAGCATTGCATACCTGGTGTTCCGGCAAGAAG GATTTCGATTACATTCAGAAAAATGGATAGTAGCAAGCTACCGCACAATTTTTTCCATGATCCCGAGCTTCAGGGAATTAAACCTTATGCTGTTTCTCCATTTGCCAAATCAAAAACCCAGCAAGATCAACGAGAGAAGCATTATTCCTATCTTCCTAGACGCAACCGTGGTGAATTCAAGAACGCTAAGAAGCGGAACCGCAACTCTTTTCTTCTTGAGAAATATGAGTTCTCTCCACCTGGGAGATTCAGTTCTGGGAACAGACGGATGTTCAACAGACGGTGA
- the LOC126605354 gene encoding pentatricopeptide repeat-containing protein At1g10910, chloroplastic: protein MEVTSVQGVAGGVQHVLCGPSSPISSLSILSPTPWRSARAKNSHLCCATTLVGEAPNNGSNRVPKRHSKHYLARQSAIVQVQDSSDLGSALTRLGGSLTVQDLNAIIRHLGTKKRWHDLSQLFEWMLQNEKVSASSYSSYIKFMGKSLNPVKALEIYNNIQDESTKKNVHICNSVLGSLIRSGKFDVSFKLFDQMKQNGLTPDAVTYSTLLAGCSKLKNGYNKALEFVQELQRNELQMDSVIYGTLLAVCASNNKLEEAEGYFKKMKDEGHSPNVYHYSSLLNAYSMRGNYKEADVLVQDMKSAGLVPNKVILTTLLKVYVRGGLFEKSRELLGELEALGYAEDEMPYCLLMDALAKAGRIHEAKLVFQEMKEKSVRSDGYSYSIMISAFCRGGLLEDAKQLAKDFEGTHDRYDLVMLNTMICAYCRAGDMDSVMEMMRKMDELKITPDYNTFHILIKYFCKEKLYLLAYQTMEDMHNKGHQPDEELCSSLMFLLGKIRAYSEAYSVYNMLRYSKRTMCKALHEKILHILVAGQLLRDAYVVVKDNAGLISKPAIKKFATAFMKLGNINLINDVLKAVDASGCKIDQGLFQMAISRYVSLPEKKDMLFQMLQWMPGQGYVADSATRNVILKNSHLFGRQQIAEILSKQHMISKASKSREKEKRV from the exons ATGGAGGTGACGTCGGTACAGGGCGTCGCCGGCGGTGTCCAGCACGTCCTCTGCGGCCCCTCCTCGCCCATTTCTTCTCTATCCATTCTCTCTCCGACTCCATGGAGGAGCGCAAGAGCCAAGAATTCTCATCTCTGTTGTGCCACAACTCTTGTGGGGGAGGCTCCCAACAATGGCAGTAACAGGGTCCCGAAGCGTCACTCCAAGCACTACTTAGCCAGACAGTCTGCAATTGTTCAAGTCCAAGACTCCTCCGACTTGGGCTCCGCTCTCACAAG ATTAGGTGGGAGTTTGACGGTTCAAGACTTGAATGCCATTATACGCCATTTGGGGACGAAGAAAAGATGGCATGATCTTTCCCAG CTCTTTGAATGGATGCTACAGAATGAAAAAGTCAGTGCATCATCCTATAGCAGCTATATAAAGTTCATGGGAAAGAGCCTCAATCCTGTAAAAGCACTAGAAATATACAATAACATTCAAGATGAATCAACCAAAAAGAATGTTCACATATGCAATTCTGTTCTTGGTAGTCTGATCAGGAGTGGCAAGTTTGATGTCAGCTTTAAGTTATTTGACCAGATGAAGCAGAATGGTTTAACGCCAGATGCTGTCACATATAGTACG CTGCTTGCAGGTTGCAGCAAACTCAAAAATGGTTATAATAAGGCATTAGAATTTGTTCAAGAATTGCAGCGTAATGAGCTGCAGATGGACAGTGTAATTTATGGTACACTTTTAGCTGTCTGTGCATCTAATAATAAATTGGAGGAAGCAGAAGGTTATTTTAAGAAGATGAAGGATGAGGGTCATTCACCAAATGTCTACCACTACAGCTCTTTGCTTAATGCGTACTCTATGAGAGGGAACTACAAGGAGGCTGATGTTTTGGTTCAAGATATGAAATCTGCAGGGTTAGTACCAAATAAG GTTATTTTGACAACTTTATTGAAGGTTTATGTCAGAGGGGGGCTGTTTGAAAAATCAAGAGAACTATTAGGTGAACTGGAAGCTTTGGGTTATGCTGAAGACGAG ATGCCGTACTGTTTATTGATGGATGCCCTTGCGAAGGCTGGGCGAATACATGAAGCTAAGTTGGTTTTTCAAGAAATGAAGGAGAAGTCCGTCCGATCAG ATGGCTATTCTTACAGTATCATGATTTCCGCTTTCTGCCGAGGTGGGCTTCTGGAAGATGCAAAGCAGCTGGCAAAGGATTTTGAAGGAACCCATGATAGATATGATTTAGTTATGTTGAATACAATGATCTGTGCCTATTGCAGAGCAGGCGATATGGATAGTGTAATGGAAATGATGAGAAAAATGGATGAACTAAAAATCACTCCTGATTATAATACCTTTCATATCCTCATAAAATACTTCTGCAAGGAGAAGTTATACCTTCTTGCTTATCAGACCATGGAGGACATGCACAACAAgggccaccaaccagatgag GAACTGTGTTCCTCCTTAATGTTTCTTCTTGGTAAGATAAGAGCATATTCAGAAGCATACTCTGTTTACAATATGCTGAGATATAGCAAGCGGACAATGTGCAAGGCCCTTCATGAGAAGATTCTGCACATTCTAGTAGCAGGACAGCTTCTCAGAGATGCTTATGTAGTAGTCAAG GACAATGCAGGGTTAATTTCTAAGCCTGCTATTAAAAAGTTTGCAACTGCCTTTATGAAGTTGGGAAACATCAACTTGATAAATGATGTTTTGAAGGCGGTTGATGCTTCTGGCTGTAAGATAGATCAG GGACTATTTCAGATGGCCATATCTCGCTATGTTTCACTCCCTGAGAAGAAGGACATGCTTTTTCAAATGCTACAGTGGATGCCAGGACAAGGTTATGTTGCTGATTCAGCTACAAGAAACGTGATACTGAAAAACTCTCACTTGTTTGGTCGCCAACAGATTGCGGAGATACTCTCAAAGCAGCATATGAtttcaaaagcttcaaaatctcgcgagaaggagaaaagagtttga